The following are from one region of the Sorghum bicolor cultivar BTx623 chromosome 2, Sorghum_bicolor_NCBIv3, whole genome shotgun sequence genome:
- the LOC8082161 gene encoding uncharacterized protein LOC8082161 isoform X1, protein MKKKREEKCMGFYLVAPQTHTPPAPCSAAPTLIFLAAPLRLGPSPHSRSGSVQGSDLPPVGGSPSAASSDGGAVPGSAAASAAPPLPASSAHRPATLLLKKMRRTKRGDGLAGRSHKSTTPPNGKRKNNNLLASAIEKIQKTKRGDNDFTRRLHKSIRGRNGNGMVTESMALGDLHGDSNRYDWTRLSDELKSNLSRSVASLALCNGDKVLFACSGIAIESQENLTRFLTSATLARAFISDDKRKFHNLKIKVRHEGSEVYEGVLSEYDLDRNFAIVIVSTSLDVHVGLFKHRVEILPRGMVLALGRSISGNLIPTNVILTSEDNEAPLWQRSEVWEGGPLFTFDGNFVGMNLFFGIVSAYFISWGSILDWLKCTSLQKKTKVARFGSRPTCDKLNGHSEVHKPIHRDDMTSGYCKDLESLGYPMPQIDMADDGMILVNTFEETFGDAYREGVWDEFSRSASSDIDRYVVALASFKGGKRHFACTGFFIEWNGSTTVLTSASLVRSSSDENKTDENLRIEVLLPNKRRIEGLLEHYSLHYNVALVGVRDCRVVRPASVQPYWFGCSKVASVGRSFISGALMATSGQLVSWSGTLDCMCIVRSSCKITKAGIGGPLVNMLDGKVIGMNFYDKRIGTPFLLWKDIDNILAHFAEKSKAGEVGRDDCDPSRACFWKMDGDDSDRPCRWPVPEPRWLRPDDLVEDESEDDELEIELPSGRKKRYGYLDGRKVILF, encoded by the exons atgaaaaagaaaagagaagaaaaatgtATGGGCTTTTATTTAGTGGCCCCTCAAACCCACACACCGCCGGCTCCTTGCAGCGCAGCGCCGACGCTCATCTTCCTCGCAGCGCCGCTCAGGCTAGGTCCCTCCCCCCACTCGCGCTCAGGCTCGGTCCAGGGATCGGATCTTCCGCCCGTCGGCGGCTCCCCCTCGGCGGCGTCCAGCGACGGAGGGGCAGTcccaggctcggcggcggcgtcggcggctccGCCCTTGCCTGCGTCCTCCGCGCACCGGCCGGCGACCCTGC TCTTGAAGAAGATGAGGAGAACAAAGAGGGGTGATGGTCTTGCAGGAAGATCGCATAAGAGCACAACACCTCCCAATGGTAAAAGAAAGAACAATAATCTATTGGCCTCAG CCATAGAAAAGATACAGAAAACTAAGAGGGGTGATAATGATTTCACAAGAAGATTGCATAAGAGTATAAGAGGTCGCAATGGTAATGGAATGGTAACTGAATCAATGGCCTTAG GTGACTTGCATGGGGACTCTAACCGATATGACTGGACTAGGCTCAGTGATGAACTCAAGTCAAATTTGTCTAGAAGTGTTGCCTCACTTGCTTTGTGCAATG GAGACAAAGTGTTATTTGCATGCTCAGGCATAGCTATAGAATCCCAGGAGAATCTTACAAGGTTCTTGACTTCAGCAACTTTGGCAAGAGCTTTCATCAGTGACGATAAAAGAAAATTCCATAACTTAAAG ATTAAAGTGCGCCATGAAGGCAGTGAAGTGTATGAGGGTGTTTTGTCTGAATATGATTTAGATCGCAACTTTGCTATTGTCATCGTCAGCACCTCCCTCGATGTTCATGTTGGACTTTTCAAACATAGGGTGGAAATTCTGCCCCGTGGTATGGTGCTAGCTTTAGGACGTAGCATCTCTGGCAATTTAATACCCACAAATGTGATACTCACTAGTGAAGATAATGAAGCTCCTCTTTGGCAAAGGTCAGAG GTTTGGGAAGGTGGGCCACTTTTTACTTTTGATGGGAACTTTGTTGGCATGAACCTTTTTTTCGGTATTGTAAGTGCCTATTTCATATCATGGGGCTCAATTCTCGATTGGCTGAAGTGTACATCCCTGCAAAAGAAGACAAAGGTAGCCAG GTTTGGATCCAGACCCACATGTGACAAATTGAATGGCCATTCAGAAG TGCACAAACCAATACACAGAGATGATATGACCAGCGGATATTGTAAGGATTTAGAGTCCCTGGGTTACCCTATGCCACAAATAGACATGGCTGATG ATGGCATGATTTTGGTTAATACTTTTGAAGAGACTTTTGGTGATGCATATCGAGAAGGTGTCTGGGATGAATTCAGTAGAAGTGCTTCTTCTGACATAGATCGCTATGTTGTCGCACTAGCTTCATTTAAAG GAGGGAAAAGGCATTTCGCATGCACGGGTTTTTTTATTGAATGGAATGGATCTACTACTGTTCTGACATCAGCGAGCTTGGTTAGAAGTTCTAGTGATGAAAACAAGACtgatgaaaatttgagg ATTGAAGTGTTGCTTCCCAACAAACGGCGCATAGAGGGCTTGCTAGAGCATTATAGTCTACATTACAATGTTGCCCTAGTAGGTGTCAGGGATTGCCGTGTTGTTCGACCAGCAAGTGTTCAGCCTTACTGGTTTGGGTGTTCTAAAGTGGCATCTGTAGGGCGTTCTTTCATATCAGGCGCATTAATGGCCACAAGTGGGCAGCTTGTTTCCTGGTCAGGCACACTTGACTGCATGTGCATTGTACGGTCGTCGTGTAAAATCACCAAG GCTGGGATTGGAGGACCCCTTGTTAATATGCTGGATGGCAAAGTTATTGGCATGAACTTCTATGACAAGAGAATAGGAACCCCATTCCTTCTGTGGAAAGATATTGACAACATTCTGGCACATTTCGCGGAAAAAAG TAAGGCTGGCGAAGTTGGGCGTGACGATTGTGATCCCTCTAGAGCCTGTTTCTGGAAAATGGATGGAGATGATAGTGATCGTCCATGCAG GTGGCCTGTGCCTGAGCCACGTTGGCTTCGCCCAGACGATTTGGTTGAGGATGAATCTgaggatgatgagttggaaattGAACTCCCAAGCGGCCGCAAGAAGAGATATGGGTACTTGGATGGAAGAAAAGTTATATTATTCTAG
- the LOC8082161 gene encoding uncharacterized protein LOC8082161 isoform X2: MKKKREEKCMGFYLVAPQTHTPPAPCSAAPTLIFLAAPLRLGPSPHSRSGSVQGSDLPPVGGSPSAASSDGGAVPGSAAASAAPPLPASSAHRPATLLLKKMRRTKRGDGLAGRSHKSTTPPNGKRKNNNLLASAIEKIQKTKRGDNDFTRRLHKSIRGRNGNGMVTESMALGDLHGDSNRYDWTRLSDELKSNLSRSVASLALCNGDKVLFACSGIAIESQENLTRFLTSATLARAFISDDKRKFHNLKIKVRHEGSEVYEGVLSEYDLDRNFAIVIVSTSLDVHVGLFKHRVEILPRGMVLALGRSISGNLIPTNVILTSEDNEAPLWQRSEVWEGGPLFTFDGNFVGMNLFFGIVSAYFISWGSILDWLKCTSLQKKTKVARFGSRPTCDKLNGHSEVHKPIHRDDMTSGYCKDLESLGYPMPQIDMADETFGDAYREGVWDEFSRSASSDIDRYVVALASFKGGKRHFACTGFFIEWNGSTTVLTSASLVRSSSDENKTDENLRIEVLLPNKRRIEGLLEHYSLHYNVALVGVRDCRVVRPASVQPYWFGCSKVASVGRSFISGALMATSGQLVSWSGTLDCMCIVRSSCKITKAGIGGPLVNMLDGKVIGMNFYDKRIGTPFLLWKDIDNILAHFAEKSKAGEVGRDDCDPSRACFWKMDGDDSDRPCRWPVPEPRWLRPDDLVEDESEDDELEIELPSGRKKRYGYLDGRKVILF, encoded by the exons atgaaaaagaaaagagaagaaaaatgtATGGGCTTTTATTTAGTGGCCCCTCAAACCCACACACCGCCGGCTCCTTGCAGCGCAGCGCCGACGCTCATCTTCCTCGCAGCGCCGCTCAGGCTAGGTCCCTCCCCCCACTCGCGCTCAGGCTCGGTCCAGGGATCGGATCTTCCGCCCGTCGGCGGCTCCCCCTCGGCGGCGTCCAGCGACGGAGGGGCAGTcccaggctcggcggcggcgtcggcggctccGCCCTTGCCTGCGTCCTCCGCGCACCGGCCGGCGACCCTGC TCTTGAAGAAGATGAGGAGAACAAAGAGGGGTGATGGTCTTGCAGGAAGATCGCATAAGAGCACAACACCTCCCAATGGTAAAAGAAAGAACAATAATCTATTGGCCTCAG CCATAGAAAAGATACAGAAAACTAAGAGGGGTGATAATGATTTCACAAGAAGATTGCATAAGAGTATAAGAGGTCGCAATGGTAATGGAATGGTAACTGAATCAATGGCCTTAG GTGACTTGCATGGGGACTCTAACCGATATGACTGGACTAGGCTCAGTGATGAACTCAAGTCAAATTTGTCTAGAAGTGTTGCCTCACTTGCTTTGTGCAATG GAGACAAAGTGTTATTTGCATGCTCAGGCATAGCTATAGAATCCCAGGAGAATCTTACAAGGTTCTTGACTTCAGCAACTTTGGCAAGAGCTTTCATCAGTGACGATAAAAGAAAATTCCATAACTTAAAG ATTAAAGTGCGCCATGAAGGCAGTGAAGTGTATGAGGGTGTTTTGTCTGAATATGATTTAGATCGCAACTTTGCTATTGTCATCGTCAGCACCTCCCTCGATGTTCATGTTGGACTTTTCAAACATAGGGTGGAAATTCTGCCCCGTGGTATGGTGCTAGCTTTAGGACGTAGCATCTCTGGCAATTTAATACCCACAAATGTGATACTCACTAGTGAAGATAATGAAGCTCCTCTTTGGCAAAGGTCAGAG GTTTGGGAAGGTGGGCCACTTTTTACTTTTGATGGGAACTTTGTTGGCATGAACCTTTTTTTCGGTATTGTAAGTGCCTATTTCATATCATGGGGCTCAATTCTCGATTGGCTGAAGTGTACATCCCTGCAAAAGAAGACAAAGGTAGCCAG GTTTGGATCCAGACCCACATGTGACAAATTGAATGGCCATTCAGAAG TGCACAAACCAATACACAGAGATGATATGACCAGCGGATATTGTAAGGATTTAGAGTCCCTGGGTTACCCTATGCCACAAATAGACATGGCTGATG AGACTTTTGGTGATGCATATCGAGAAGGTGTCTGGGATGAATTCAGTAGAAGTGCTTCTTCTGACATAGATCGCTATGTTGTCGCACTAGCTTCATTTAAAG GAGGGAAAAGGCATTTCGCATGCACGGGTTTTTTTATTGAATGGAATGGATCTACTACTGTTCTGACATCAGCGAGCTTGGTTAGAAGTTCTAGTGATGAAAACAAGACtgatgaaaatttgagg ATTGAAGTGTTGCTTCCCAACAAACGGCGCATAGAGGGCTTGCTAGAGCATTATAGTCTACATTACAATGTTGCCCTAGTAGGTGTCAGGGATTGCCGTGTTGTTCGACCAGCAAGTGTTCAGCCTTACTGGTTTGGGTGTTCTAAAGTGGCATCTGTAGGGCGTTCTTTCATATCAGGCGCATTAATGGCCACAAGTGGGCAGCTTGTTTCCTGGTCAGGCACACTTGACTGCATGTGCATTGTACGGTCGTCGTGTAAAATCACCAAG GCTGGGATTGGAGGACCCCTTGTTAATATGCTGGATGGCAAAGTTATTGGCATGAACTTCTATGACAAGAGAATAGGAACCCCATTCCTTCTGTGGAAAGATATTGACAACATTCTGGCACATTTCGCGGAAAAAAG TAAGGCTGGCGAAGTTGGGCGTGACGATTGTGATCCCTCTAGAGCCTGTTTCTGGAAAATGGATGGAGATGATAGTGATCGTCCATGCAG GTGGCCTGTGCCTGAGCCACGTTGGCTTCGCCCAGACGATTTGGTTGAGGATGAATCTgaggatgatgagttggaaattGAACTCCCAAGCGGCCGCAAGAAGAGATATGGGTACTTGGATGGAAGAAAAGTTATATTATTCTAG
- the LOC8056362 gene encoding uncharacterized protein At2g29880, with product MPPDMNFIPITNSPYEPLLQEIKAMSDRLIAQIGIFFVWFGDKADWSDRFLRNLFDACKEEIDAGNRPMGIFTGWKNVVSKFGDKSGDKRTKKQLKNKLNILKKEYTMFMEFKNFATGLGWDAENKTVDCPKEWWDEHLVRCNNPEKGIKCSHVKFRKHGPKFLEDMHVIFGKAHVDGSTATCPGDISSDDTSDEDVAEVPKPTKEKEKTVNQGKRKHKGTSTAAEEKEEKSPFFRMYKNTCLKIENAAERISTSVEVSSAPTINQIPSIAEAVKMVK from the exons ATgcctccagatatgaattttatccCCATTACCAACTCTCCATATGAGCCCCTTCTTCAGGAGATCAAGGCCATGAGTGATAGGCTGATAGCTCAG AttggaattttttttgtttggtttggtGACAAGGCAGATTGGAGTGATCGTTTTTTGAGAAATTTGTTTGACGCCTGCAAAGAGGAAATAGATGCTGGCAATAGGCCAATGGGAATTTTCACTGGTTGGAAGAACGTTGTTTCCAAGTTTGGAGATAAATCCGGTGATAAACGAACAAaaaaacaattgaagaacaagttAAATATCTTGAAGAAGGAATATACAATGTTTATGGAGTTCAAGAATTTTGCCACTGGGCTTGGATGGGATGCAGAGAACAAAACTGTTGATTGCCCGAAGGAATGGTGGGATGAACACCTTGTT aGATGCAACAATCCTGAGAAAGGAATCAAATGCAGTCATGTGAAGTTTCGAAAGCATGGACCAAAGTTTCTTGAAGATATGCATGTCATTTTTGGTAAGGCACATGTTGATGGGTCTACTGCAACCTGTCCTGGAGATATATCCTCCGATGAtacaagtgatgaggatgtggCTGAGGTACCAAAACCTACAAAAGAGAAGGAAAAGACAGTCAACCAAGGCAAAAGAAAACACAAGGGGACCTCCACTGCTGCTGAAGAGAAGGAAGAGAAGAGTCCATTCTTTCGTATGTACAAGAACACTTGTTTGAAGATAGAAAACGCAGCAGAGAGGATCTCGACAAGTGTTGAAGTATCATCTGCTCCTACCATCAACCAAATTCCTTCCATTGCAGAGGCTGTGAAGATGGTGAAATAA